The nucleotide sequence GGCACGCCGCCGCCGGGCAGCCGCGATGCCCAGCCAGCAATTCGCCGATCGCGGTCCGCGCCGTCACCGACTGGCCGACCCGCACGGCCGCCCGGACCGGCTCGTAGCTGGTGTGCAGGCCGCCGGGATGGGCCAACGCGACGACGGGCCGCCCGGCCAACAGCCCGGCGAACACCACCGTCGCGTCGCCGGCGGCATACACCGGCTGACCAGGCGCGCCGGCCAGATCCACCCCCCGGTGGCCGGGCTTCCAGTTCGGTGCGGGCGCGTCGAACCCGCGCACCACCGCCGGTGGCGGCCGCAGCGGCCACTGCAGCCGCACGTCGTCGGCGAAGGCCGGTGTCGCGCCCAGCAGCACCCCGCACAGCACCACCGCCGCCCATCGCACCTGCTCAGTTGAGCTCGGCGACGGCAACCGAGCCAGTCACCGTGGCGAAAGCTGTGCAAGAAGACGTGTAAACTTCACGGCGCAGCTCGCAAAACGGGCTGACTTCGCGCGTCTGCACCGCGGCCCCGTTCCATTAGGTCCGCAACAGCATGCCGAGCGGTCCCGCCACCGGGTTTCCCGGGAGCGGGTTCGGCAGCAGCAGGCGCCAGGGCCCGGCTTCACCCGACGCCGGGCGACAACCGACACAAGTTAAGGCGCATCCATGGCCGTAGTAACCATGAAGCAGCTGCTGGACAGCGGCACCCACTTCGGGCATCAGACCCGTCGCTGGAATCCCAAGATGAAGCGGTTCATCTTCACCGACCGCAACGGCATCTACATCATCGACCTGCAGCAGACGCTGACGTTCATCGACAAGGCGTACGAGTTCGTCAAGGAGACCGTCGCGCACGGCGGCACGGTGCTGTTCGTCGGCACCAAGAAGCAGGCGCAGGAGTCGGTCGCGGCCGAGGCGACCCGCGTCGGCATGCCGTATGTGAACCAGCGCTGGCTGGGCGGCATGCTGACCAACTTCTCCACCGTGCACAAGCGGCTGCAGCGGCTCAAGGAGCTCGAGGCGATGGAGCAGACCGGTGGCTTCGAGGGTCGCACCAAGAAGGAAATCTTGATGCTGACCCGCGAGAAGAACAAGCTGGACCGCAGCCTGGGCGGCATCCGCGACATGGCCAAGGTGCCGTCGGCGATCTG is from Mycobacterium conspicuum and encodes:
- the rpsB gene encoding 30S ribosomal protein S2, whose translation is MAVVTMKQLLDSGTHFGHQTRRWNPKMKRFIFTDRNGIYIIDLQQTLTFIDKAYEFVKETVAHGGTVLFVGTKKQAQESVAAEATRVGMPYVNQRWLGGMLTNFSTVHKRLQRLKELEAMEQTGGFEGRTKKEILMLTREKNKLDRSLGGIRDMAKVPSAIWVVDTNKEHIAVGEARKLGIPVIAILDTNCDPDEVDYPIPGNDDAIRSAALLTKVIASAVAEGLQARAGVGRADGKPEAEAAEPLAEWEQELLAAATSPLTATAPGDAAAGAPEPTTDLS